The following coding sequences lie in one Labrus bergylta chromosome 13, fLabBer1.1, whole genome shotgun sequence genomic window:
- the fign gene encoding fidgetin, with translation MITSTSIYGLKMQWTPEHTQWAEQHFDISSTTRSPAHKVEAYRGHLQRTYQYAWANDDISALTASNLLKKYAEKYSGILEGPHERALLCSYSDSTTGLMNGRKSENESWQEGIYPMNCAPDVISVSKAGMTAALPPTDVSASIGSSPGVASSLSEPSYSSSNCGSHTATTLHSGLSSQEYTASYNGSYLHSSYSSQSTPALPSPHPSPLHSAGLLQPPPPTLVPSYNTGSPNLPNYNYPPTGYPSQTAVGPGYSPGGAPPPSAYLPSGIAAPTPIPPSTLPGYTYQSHNHTPIAPTPLNGSTSNSLKRKAFYMSGHGDMDSSYGNFNYNQQRSSQSPMYRIADSSLSDSNRGNGFDRNPEASSLAFKPTKQPISSEQQRKFMIHSGRALTPPSYGSAKNSVGDLRTGEYNKFGSPIMSEHTEEHRQHLSHSLTGPDIGSATSSIHAAEEQLKNSDSNLVEMVTTEILQQGPPVDWSDIAGLDMAKASIKEEILWPILRPDMFSGLATLPRSLLLFGPQGTGRTLLAHCMATQLGAAFLRLSSSALVTKWLGEGDKIIQASFLVARCRQPAIVFIREVDLLLSAQLSEESPVNRLKAELLMQLDSILTSTEDHILVVCSTNKPEEIPESLRRYFTKRLLIPLPDGTARHQIISQQLSQHNYCLSDKEMSLLVQRTEGFSGLDVTQLCQEAVVGPLHGIPGTDLSSIHPAQMRPVSYQDFDNVFCKFQPSISQKELDMYTEWNKMFGCNQ, from the coding sequence GTCTAAAGATGCAGTGGACCCCAGAGCACACACAATGGGCAGAACAACACTTTGACATCTCGTCCACCACCCGCTCCCCTGCACACAAAGTGGAGGCCTACCGGGGGCACTTACAGCGAACCTACCAGTATGCTTGGGCCAACGACGACATCTCCGCACTGACTGCCTCCAATCTGCTAAAGAAGTATGCAGAGAAGTACTCTGGGATCCTAGAGGGCCCACATGAAAGAGCCCTGCTGTGTTCCTACTCTGATAGCACCACCGGACTCATGAATGGACGAAAGTCAGAGAATGAATCCTGGCAGGAGGGGATTTACCCAATGAACTGTGCTCCAGATGTTATATCTGTGAGCAAAGCTGGAATGACAGCTGCCCTACCCCCTACAGATGTGTCTGCTAGCATAGGCAGCTCCCCAGGGGTGGCAAGCAGCTTGTCTGAGCCGAGTTATTCCAGCAGTAACTGTGGGAGCCACACAGCCACTACTCTCCACTCGGGCCTCTCCTCTCAGGAATATACTGCCAGCTACAATGGCTCCTACCTGCATTCTAGCTACAGCAGCCAGAGTACCCCAGCCCTCCCCTCCCCACACCCCTCGCCTTTGCACAGTGCTGGGCTCTTACAACCACCTCCCCCAACCTTAGTGCCGAGCTACAACACTGGGTCTCCAAACCTTCCCAACTACAATTATCCTCCAACAGGGTATCCTTCTCAGACTGCTGTTGGCCCTGGTTATAGCCCTGGGGGAGCACCCCCTCCTTCTGCTTATCTGCCGTCCGGCATTGCAGCTCCTACCCCAATCCCTCCTTCCACACTGCCTGGCTACACCTACCAGTCCCATAATCATACACCAATTGCACCAACACCTTTGAATGGCAGCACTTCCAACTCATTAAAACGAAAAGCTTTCTACATGAGTGGACATGGAGACATGGACTCCAGCTATGGTAATTTTAACTACAACCAACAGCGCTCTTCACAGAGTCCAATGTACAGAATAGCAGACAGCAGCCTCTCAGACTCAAACAGGGGCAATGGCTTTGATAGAAACCCTGAGGCTTCGTCTTTAGCGTTCAAGCCAACCAAGCAGCCAATTTCCTCTGAACAACAACGTAAATTTATGATACACTCCGGCAGAGCACTAACTCCTCCATCCTATGGATCAGCCAAAAACTCTGTGGGTGATCTCAGAACTGGTGAGTACAACAAGTTTGGATCCCCAATCATGAGCGAGCATACTGAAGAGCACAGACAGCACCTCTCCCACTCCTTAACAGGGCCTGACATTGGTTCGGCTACCTCCTCCATCCATGCTGCAGAAGAACAACTGAAAAACAGTGACTCCAACTTGGTGGAGATGGTGACTACAGAAATCCTTCAGCAGGGTCCTCCGGTGGACTGGAGTGACATTGCCGGTCTTGATATGGCCAAAGCATCTATCAAAGAGGAGATATTGTGGCCAATTCTAAGGCCAGATATGTTTAGTGGACTTGCCACATTACCTCGGAGCCTCCTTTTGTTTGGACCTCAGGGAACTGGTAGAACGCTTCTCGCCCACTGCATGGCCACCCAACTGGGCGCTGCTTTCTTGCGACTCAGCAGCTCAGCTCTGGTGACCAAGTGGCTCGGGGAAGGGGACAAGATCATCCAGGCTTCTTTTCTGGTGGCCCGTTGTCGCCAGCCAGCGATAGTGTTCATCAGAGAGGTGGACCTGCTGTTGTCAGCCCAGCTCAGCGAGGAGAGTCCAGTGAACCGCCTCAAGGCTGAACTCCTCATGCAGCTTGACAGTATCCTGACCTCTACTGAGGACCATATCCTCGTCGTCTGCTCCACCAACAAGCCTGAAGAGATCCCTGAGTCCCTACGGAGGTACTTTACCAAGCGACTGCTCATACCCTTGCCTGATGGGACGGCACGACACCAGATAATCAGCCAACAGCTCTCACAGCACAACTACTGTCTCAGTGACAAAGAGATGTCACTACTGGTTCAAAGGACAGAGGGCTTTTCAGGACTGGATGTGACCCAGCTGTGTCAAGAGGCTGTGGTAGGTCCTCTCCATGGTATTCCTGGAACGGACCTGTCAAGTATTCATCCCGCTCAGATGAGACCAGTCTCCTATCAAGACTTTGACAATGTGTTTTGCAAATTCCAGCCAAGCATATCACAGAAAGAACTTGACATGTACACGGAGTGGAATAAAATGTTTGGTTGTAATCAATAA